The genomic DNA CAAAAAAATCGTGATCAGGCAGCCACGATTTTTCATACTTGGATAATTGATTAGGAAACCGGCCCGCCGGAAATGTACAGGATCTGACCGTTCACGTATGATGAGCGTTCATCTGCAAAAAAGGCAACGGCGTTGGCGATATCTTCCGGCTGACCGCTTCGCCTGGCCGGTATTTGATTGATACTCATGCTGACCAATTCGTCAAACGGAACACCCATACGCTCGGCGGTCTGGCGCGTCATATCGGTCTCAATGAATCCTGGTGCCACGGCGTTTGCGGTGATCCCGTAAGGACCGAGCTCGATGGCAAGCGTCTTCGTCAACCCCTGAAGGCCGGCTTTGGCAGTGGAATAATTCGCCTGTCCACGGTTCCCCAATGCAGATGTGGAGGATACATTGATGATCCTCCCGTACTTTTGCTGCACCATGAAGGTTTGGACCTCCCTCGTCATGAGGAACGCTCCTTTCAGATGGACGTCCATGACCGTATCCCAATCCCCATCGGACATTTTATAAAGAAGATTGTCCCTGATCACGCCTGCATTGTTCACGAGGATGTCAATCCGTCCGAAGCGTCCAACAATTTCCGCCACGGCTCCCTTTACATCATCCGGTTTGGAAATATCCGTGACTCTCAGAAGTGGTTCACCCCCTCGTGCGTCTTCCCCCATCAATCGAAGGGCTGCGTCATCCGTGTCCAGTACTGCAACCTGATATCCTTCCTGTGCAAGCCTTTCCCCAACAGCCTTTCCGATTCCTTTAGCTCCACCGGTGACGATGGCCACCCTTTTTATATTGGTCACGTTCTGCTCACTCCTTTTGTGAATGGTTGTTCATTCAGTGGGCTGCACTCGACTGCAACCACTCTACGTATCAATTCGGCATATTATGGAATGTTCCTGCATCTCCCTTATGGATGAGCGTAATTGTGAATGCGGGAGCGCCAGGATCACGTAATTATCTTTCACTGCGTATATACAGATACAACAGGATCCCGGACGGCCATTGGGCTTTCCGGGATCCTGTTGTTACACCAATAATTGAAACAACGTCTTATCCTGATTGACACATTGATACGCAAATCCTTTTTGATTCATCCGGTCAAGTAGTCCGGGGTAATCTTCCCTATGCTTGAGTTCGATTCCAACGAGTGCGGGTCCGCTCTCTTTGTTGTTTTTCTTCGTATACTCAAAGCGGTTGATGTCGTCATGAGGTCCAAGCACCTCATCGAGGAATTCCCTGAGGGCTCCGGCCCTTTGGGGGAAATGAACGATGAAATAATGCTGCAATCCTTCAAAGATCATCGATCGTTCCTTGATTTCCTGCATTCTGCCGATGTCATTATTGCCGCCGCTCACGACACATACCACGTTTTTCCCCTTGATCTGATCGGCATACTGATCGAGGGCTGCGAGGGAGAGCGAACCAGTAGGCTCTGCAACGATCGCATTGCGATTATAGAGTTCGAGGAGGGTGGAACATACCTTGCCTTCAGGTACCACAAGCAGATCATCTAATACCTCCCGGCAGATCCTGTAGGTGATTTCACCTACATTCTTAACTGCGGCACCGTCTACAAAGGGATCGATATCCGAAAGGGTGACATGCTTGCCCTGGGTCAGGCACTCGTTCATGGCGGCAGCGCCCGATGGTTCAGCACCGATCACCAACGTATCGGGCGAAACACTCTTCAGGAACGTCCCCATTCCCGCAGCCAACCCGCCTCCACCGACCGGAACGAACAGGTAATCGATCTGTTCGCTGCAATCATTGAGGATTTCTACTGCCACTGTCCCTTGGCCAGCAATCACATCTTCATTGTCATAGGGATGAATGAACGTCCGATTTTCTTGTTCGCTGCATAGAATGGCTTTTTCATAAGCATCATCGAATGTATCACCTGTCAAGACCACTTCCACATGTTCTCCGCCGAAGAACTTCACTTGATCCACTTTTTGCTTAGGGGTCGTGGTCGGCATGAAGATCTTTCCGTGGCTTCGTAATAGGTGACAGGAATGGGCGACTCCCTGGGCATGGTTTCCGGCGCTCGCACAGGCAATCCCGTTTTGAAGTTCCTCTTCAGACAGTTTTTTGATGCGATTATAGGCACCACGGATTTTGAATGATCGCACGACTTGAAGATCTTCCCGTTTCAGATATACGTTACACCCATATTTATCCGATAGCAGAGAATTGAACTGCAAAGGTGTATGAAGCACTACGTCTTTGATGCGCTGATTGGCGATCATGATGTCTTCCACCAATACGGTTTGACTCTTTTGCTGTGTTTGATCCATGCTTCTCTTCCTTTCTATTGCTTTTTCACACAAAAAACCCGTCCCCTGATTAGGGACGAGTCTGCTCGCGTTACCACCCTAGTTCCGGTCCACACTGGCCCGGCACTCTATGAATCTTCTTCTTAACGGTGAAGACCGACAGAGCTTACTGTATCAATTCAGCCCTGTTTCTCGGAGAGGATCTTCAGATCATGGTATCCGCCGGTTCCCAGCAACCCGGCTCTCTTTGGGACACGTTATCATCCTACTGTTCTCGTCATTGAATATGATTCTTCAATTTTATACATAAGAG from Rossellomorea marisflavi includes the following:
- the fabG gene encoding 3-oxoacyl-ACP reductase FabG produces the protein MTNIKRVAIVTGGAKGIGKAVGERLAQEGYQVAVLDTDDAALRLMGEDARGGEPLLRVTDISKPDDVKGAVAEIVGRFGRIDILVNNAGVIRDNLLYKMSDGDWDTVMDVHLKGAFLMTREVQTFMVQQKYGRIINVSSTSALGNRGQANYSTAKAGLQGLTKTLAIELGPYGITANAVAPGFIETDMTRQTAERMGVPFDELVSMSINQIPARRSGQPEDIANAVAFFADERSSYVNGQILYISGGPVS
- the ilvA gene encoding threonine ammonia-lyase IlvA, with the protein product MDQTQQKSQTVLVEDIMIANQRIKDVVLHTPLQFNSLLSDKYGCNVYLKREDLQVVRSFKIRGAYNRIKKLSEEELQNGIACASAGNHAQGVAHSCHLLRSHGKIFMPTTTPKQKVDQVKFFGGEHVEVVLTGDTFDDAYEKAILCSEQENRTFIHPYDNEDVIAGQGTVAVEILNDCSEQIDYLFVPVGGGGLAAGMGTFLKSVSPDTLVIGAEPSGAAAMNECLTQGKHVTLSDIDPFVDGAAVKNVGEITYRICREVLDDLLVVPEGKVCSTLLELYNRNAIVAEPTGSLSLAALDQYADQIKGKNVVCVVSGGNNDIGRMQEIKERSMIFEGLQHYFIVHFPQRAGALREFLDEVLGPHDDINRFEYTKKNNKESGPALVGIELKHREDYPGLLDRMNQKGFAYQCVNQDKTLFQLLV